A genomic window from Terriglobia bacterium includes:
- the tsaE gene encoding tRNA (adenosine(37)-N6)-threonylcarbamoyltransferase complex ATPase subunit type 1 TsaE gives MPRGCWRARWPRRCRRCGWDSCGSCSSVAEEFITHSAEETTRWGREFAARLKAPVLVLLFGELGSGKTTLTKGIVSGLGAAAEEEVTSPTFTLVHVYGRKAKVYHADLYRIESQADFETLGLEELFAAPAVVILEWPERFALRTEWPQVRLRLEHLGGDARRITVLSWEEE, from the coding sequence ATGCCTCGGGGCTGCTGGCGGGCGAGGTGGCCGAGGCGCTGCCGGCGGTGCGGCTGGGACTCCTGCGGGAGCTGCAGCAGCGTGGCTGAAGAGTTCATCACCCATTCGGCAGAAGAAACGACGCGGTGGGGCCGGGAATTCGCGGCGCGGCTGAAGGCGCCGGTGCTGGTGCTGTTGTTCGGGGAACTGGGCAGCGGCAAGACCACGCTGACGAAGGGAATCGTGAGCGGGCTGGGAGCGGCGGCGGAGGAGGAAGTGACCAGCCCGACGTTCACGCTGGTGCACGTCTACGGGCGGAAGGCAAAGGTCTATCACGCGGACCTGTACCGCATCGAGAGCCAGGCGGACTTCGAAACGCTGGGGCTGGAAGAGCTCTTTGCCGCGCCGGCGGTGGTCATCCTGGAATGGCCGGAGCGCTTTGCGCTGAGAACGGAGTGGCCGCAGGTGCGGCTGCGGCTGGAACACCTGGGCGGGGATGCCCGGCGCATCACGGTGTTGTCCTGGGAAGAGGAGTGA
- a CDS encoding benzoate-CoA ligase family protein, with amino-acid sequence MEVSAEGIPRLRFPEPFNAAEHFVDRHLAEGRGNKIAVRTLDREVSYSELVESVNRFGNTLADLGMKRGERVLMVVNDCPEFFFLFWGALKIGVIPVPLNALLRANEFAFIIRDSQCAGLVYSSEFAEEVEAALEASSWRPRVVLRLKGSADALTERARNASPELQAVPTSADDDGYWLYSSGTTGRPKGVVHTHGDLAVCSQLYTVGVLGAEESDVFFCVPRLFFSYGLGAAMCAPLWVGGTTILDERRQTPETVMEVFRRYSPTLFAAVPTFFARILAAKVLTRAAVPRLRRCMSAAEPLPPELHRLWLEVTGVPIMEGIGSTEVGHIYISNRCDDIRPGTSGKPVPGYQVRIVDDAGNDVGEEMPGRLLVKAQSVTRRYWNEPERTAKAIVNGWFDTGDTFRRDKEGYYVFCGRGDDMLKISGRWISPFEIESALVEHPKVLEAAVVGRTDENGLMKTEAWVVLKDPAQACELTAQEVRVFCKGKLSPYKSPAWIHFVEHLPKTATGKIQRYKLRATQQEEVGHA; translated from the coding sequence GTGGAAGTCAGCGCCGAGGGTATCCCGCGGCTGCGCTTTCCCGAGCCGTTCAATGCCGCCGAGCACTTCGTGGACCGTCATCTTGCGGAAGGACGCGGCAATAAAATTGCGGTGCGCACACTCGACCGGGAAGTGAGCTACAGCGAGCTGGTGGAGAGCGTCAACCGCTTCGGCAACACCCTTGCGGACCTGGGGATGAAGCGCGGGGAGCGGGTCCTGATGGTGGTCAATGATTGTCCCGAATTCTTTTTCCTTTTCTGGGGCGCCCTGAAGATCGGCGTGATTCCCGTGCCGCTGAACGCGTTACTCCGAGCCAACGAATTTGCGTTCATCATCCGGGATTCGCAGTGCGCCGGTCTGGTGTACTCGTCCGAGTTCGCGGAGGAGGTGGAAGCCGCCCTGGAAGCCTCTTCGTGGCGGCCCCGCGTCGTGCTGCGCCTGAAGGGTAGCGCGGACGCGCTGACGGAGCGGGCACGGAACGCTTCGCCGGAGCTCCAGGCAGTTCCCACAAGCGCCGACGACGATGGTTACTGGCTCTATTCCTCGGGTACCACCGGACGGCCGAAAGGGGTGGTCCACACCCACGGGGACCTCGCCGTCTGCAGTCAGTTGTACACCGTGGGAGTGCTCGGCGCCGAAGAGAGCGATGTCTTTTTTTGCGTGCCGCGGCTGTTCTTTTCGTATGGCCTGGGGGCGGCCATGTGCGCTCCCTTGTGGGTCGGCGGCACGACCATCCTCGACGAGCGGCGGCAGACGCCGGAGACGGTGATGGAGGTGTTTCGGCGCTACTCGCCCACGCTGTTCGCCGCCGTGCCCACGTTCTTCGCCAGGATTCTGGCTGCCAAGGTGCTGACAAGGGCTGCCGTTCCGCGGCTGCGCCGGTGCATGTCCGCTGCCGAGCCACTGCCCCCTGAATTGCATCGCCTGTGGCTGGAAGTGACCGGGGTACCGATCATGGAGGGCATCGGCTCGACCGAGGTGGGGCACATTTACATCTCCAACCGCTGCGACGATATCCGGCCGGGCACGTCCGGCAAGCCGGTCCCCGGCTACCAGGTTCGCATCGTGGACGATGCCGGGAACGATGTCGGCGAAGAGATGCCCGGGCGCCTGCTGGTCAAGGCCCAGTCGGTGACGCGGCGCTACTGGAACGAACCGGAGAGGACAGCCAAGGCCATCGTGAACGGCTGGTTTGATACCGGGGACACCTTCCGCCGGGACAAGGAAGGCTACTATGTCTTCTGCGGACGGGGCGACGATATGCTCAAGATCAGCGGCAGGTGGATCTCGCCGTTCGAAATCGAATCCGCCCTTGTGGAGCATCCCAAGGTGCTCGAAGCGGCGGTGGTCGGCCGGACCGACGAAAACGGCCTGATGAAGACCGAGGCCTGGGTAGTGCTGAAAGACCCCGCGCAGGCTTGCGAGCTGACCGCCCAGGAGGTCCGGGTGTTCTGCAAGGGCAAGCTTTCCCCTTACAAGTCTCCCGCATGGATTCATTTCGTGGAGCATTTGCCGAAGACGGCAACCGGAAAGATCCAGCGGTATAAGCTGCGCGCCACCCAGCAAGAAGAGGTGGGACACGCGTGA
- a CDS encoding enoyl-CoA hydratase/isomerase family protein, with product MLSVERIGRVAVATLCRPPVNALSDELLARLEVVLEQVAGDDAISVLHIRSDQKAFCAGADLALMHACFATPEGPDAMLEVVRRMQRLFARIEAASVVTLAEIGGAAIGGGLELALACDLRVAAREAKLGLSEVRLGLLPGAGGTQRLTRLCGHGVASRLILGGEVIDGALAERLGVVQWAQPREQLAAWTGELAAQVASAPRAALAANKRCIAAAGDPAQDGYAEELAGTRRLYGHPETRRRVSDFLSRKGS from the coding sequence ATGCTTTCGGTGGAACGGATTGGCCGGGTCGCGGTGGCCACGCTCTGCCGTCCTCCCGTCAACGCGCTCAGTGACGAGTTACTCGCGCGCCTCGAAGTCGTGCTCGAGCAGGTAGCCGGCGACGACGCCATCTCGGTCCTGCACATCCGCAGCGACCAGAAAGCGTTCTGCGCCGGCGCCGACCTCGCCCTGATGCACGCCTGTTTTGCCACTCCCGAGGGGCCGGATGCCATGCTGGAAGTGGTGCGCCGCATGCAGCGGCTCTTCGCGCGCATCGAGGCGGCATCCGTGGTGACCCTCGCCGAGATCGGGGGAGCAGCGATCGGGGGCGGGTTGGAGCTGGCGCTGGCTTGCGATCTGCGGGTCGCGGCGCGGGAGGCCAAGCTGGGCCTATCGGAAGTGCGGCTGGGCCTGCTGCCGGGCGCTGGCGGCACGCAGCGGCTGACGCGGCTGTGCGGCCACGGCGTTGCCAGCCGTCTGATCCTCGGCGGCGAGGTGATCGACGGAGCCCTGGCCGAACGCCTGGGCGTTGTGCAATGGGCGCAGCCACGCGAGCAACTGGCTGCTTGGACCGGCGAGCTGGCGGCGCAGGTGGCCAGCGCGCCGAGGGCCGCGCTGGCGGCGAACAAGCGGTGCATCGCCGCGGCCGGCGATCCGGCGCAAGACGGTTACGCCGAGGAACTCGCCGGGACGCGGCGCCTGTACGGCCATCCGGAAACCCGCCGGAGGGTTTCCGATTTCCTGAGCCGGAAGGGAAGCTGA
- a CDS encoding SDR family oxidoreductase, producing the protein MKFNGKTAIVTGAASGIGLATAEAFAEAGARVFLADIAREKGAAAAAAIRAKGQGAEYVPLDVTDDASIAACAEAVQGRIGAVDIIVNGAGWGKVTPFWETTPEFWSKVIELNFVGPMRVVKAFLPKMMERKSGKIVNISSDAGRVGSLGETIYSGAKGGLLAFTKSLARETAQYNINVNCICPGPTDTPLLSAVPEKHLEAFKRAIPFRRFAKPQEVADAILFFASSRSDYITGQVLSVSGGLTMVG; encoded by the coding sequence ATGAAGTTCAACGGCAAGACTGCCATTGTTACCGGGGCCGCCTCGGGCATCGGCCTGGCAACCGCCGAGGCCTTTGCCGAGGCGGGAGCGCGGGTATTTCTGGCCGACATCGCCCGGGAGAAGGGCGCGGCCGCCGCAGCGGCCATCCGCGCGAAGGGCCAGGGGGCGGAATATGTTCCGCTGGACGTGACCGATGACGCTTCCATCGCCGCCTGCGCCGAGGCCGTCCAAGGCCGGATCGGAGCGGTGGACATCATCGTCAACGGGGCCGGCTGGGGAAAGGTGACGCCGTTCTGGGAAACCACGCCGGAGTTCTGGAGCAAAGTGATCGAACTTAACTTCGTCGGCCCGATGAGGGTGGTGAAGGCGTTTCTGCCCAAGATGATGGAGCGCAAGAGCGGCAAGATCGTCAACATCAGCAGCGATGCCGGGCGCGTAGGCAGCCTGGGTGAGACCATCTATTCCGGCGCCAAGGGCGGCCTCCTGGCCTTTACCAAGTCGCTGGCCCGCGAAACGGCGCAGTACAACATCAACGTCAACTGCATATGCCCGGGCCCCACCGATACGCCGCTCTTGAGTGCGGTGCCGGAGAAGCATCTGGAGGCCTTCAAGCGCGCCATTCCCTTCCGGCGCTTCGCGAAACCCCAGGAAGTCGCCGATGCTATACTTTTTTTCGCCAGCTCGCGCTCGGACTACATCACGGGCCAGGTTTTGAGCGTCAGCGGCGGCCTGACGATGGTTGGCTGA
- a CDS encoding enoyl-CoA hydratase family protein, producing the protein MKQVQMASYKAAHFGWSVSGKVATITLNRPDRKNPLTLESYAELRDLFRELAYATDIKAVVFTGAGGNFCSGGDVHDIIGKLVKMDMTQLMAFTRMTGDLVKAMRACPQPIVAAIDGICAGAGAMIACASDMRLGTARSKVAFLFVRVGLAGCDMGACTLLPRLIGLSRAAELLFTGRVMGGEEADRFGFYSRLADPEKLLDEASALAKTLADGPTFAHGMTKTMLFQEWSHGLDECIEAEAQAQAICMQTKDFERAYNGFVAKQTPVFEGN; encoded by the coding sequence ATGAAGCAAGTTCAGATGGCAAGCTACAAGGCCGCGCATTTCGGGTGGTCGGTTTCCGGGAAGGTGGCCACGATTACGCTCAACCGCCCCGACCGCAAGAATCCGCTGACCCTGGAATCCTATGCCGAGCTGCGGGACCTGTTCCGCGAATTGGCGTACGCCACCGACATCAAGGCGGTGGTGTTCACCGGGGCGGGCGGAAATTTCTGCTCCGGCGGGGACGTCCACGACATCATCGGCAAGCTGGTGAAGATGGACATGACGCAGTTAATGGCGTTCACGCGCATGACCGGCGACTTGGTCAAGGCTATGCGCGCCTGCCCGCAGCCCATCGTGGCCGCGATTGACGGAATTTGCGCCGGAGCGGGTGCCATGATTGCGTGCGCTTCCGATATGCGTTTGGGCACGGCGCGGAGCAAAGTAGCCTTCCTTTTCGTGCGCGTGGGGCTGGCGGGGTGCGACATGGGCGCGTGCACGCTGTTGCCGCGGCTGATTGGGCTGTCCCGCGCCGCCGAATTGCTGTTCACGGGGCGGGTGATGGGCGGCGAGGAAGCGGACCGCTTCGGCTTCTACAGCCGGTTGGCGGACCCGGAGAAGCTGCTGGACGAAGCCAGTGCGCTGGCCAAAACGCTCGCCGATGGCCCCACCTTCGCTCATGGCATGACCAAGACGATGCTCTTTCAGGAGTGGAGCCACGGCCTCGACGAGTGTATCGAGGCCGAGGCCCAGGCGCAGGCCATCTGCATGCAGACCAAGGACTTCGAACGCGCCTATAACGGCTTTGTGGCCAAGCAGACGCCGGTTTTCGAGGGCAACTGA
- a CDS encoding acyl-CoA dehydrogenase family protein: protein MADKSFLSWPFFDDGHRELARELERWAGAVLPPLLEGAEESLDAVYACVGRLVPELGKAGLLRACVPSLYGGLRENLDVRSLCLAREILGRASGLADFALAMQGLGSAPITLYGREEQKRAILPQVAAGTAIAAFALSEPDAGSDVAAIATTATRDGGFWRLDGTKTWISNAGLAAFYVVFARTGEGPGTKGLSAFIIDAGTPGLDASERIDVIAPHPLGTLRLTGCRIPADRLLGKPGEGFRIAMATLDIFRSSVGAAALGLARRALDEAAARTLHRRIFGKALAEFQLTQGKLADMAVSIDAAALMIYRAAWTKDVVGGRVTREASMAKLFATESAQQVIDAAVQIFGGLGVVRGMTVERLYREIRALRIYEGTSEVLKLIIASKVLETAEGGAGGSGGA, encoded by the coding sequence ATGGCTGACAAGAGCTTCCTCAGCTGGCCGTTTTTCGACGACGGCCATCGGGAACTGGCCCGCGAATTGGAGCGCTGGGCGGGAGCTGTCCTCCCGCCGCTGCTCGAAGGCGCCGAGGAAAGCTTGGATGCCGTCTATGCGTGCGTGGGCCGGCTGGTGCCCGAACTCGGCAAGGCGGGGCTACTGCGTGCCTGCGTCCCAAGCCTGTACGGAGGATTGCGCGAAAACCTCGATGTGCGCAGCCTGTGCCTGGCGCGCGAGATCCTGGGGCGGGCTTCGGGGCTGGCCGACTTCGCCCTGGCCATGCAGGGTTTGGGCAGCGCTCCCATCACGCTCTACGGCCGCGAGGAACAGAAACGCGCCATCCTGCCGCAGGTGGCTGCAGGCACCGCGATTGCCGCTTTTGCGCTGTCGGAACCGGACGCCGGTTCGGACGTCGCGGCCATTGCCACGACGGCCACCCGCGACGGCGGCTTTTGGCGCCTGGACGGAACGAAGACGTGGATCTCCAACGCCGGCCTCGCCGCCTTCTATGTGGTCTTTGCCCGCACGGGCGAGGGGCCGGGAACCAAGGGCCTGTCCGCGTTCATCATCGATGCCGGAACACCCGGCCTGGACGCCTCGGAGCGCATCGACGTCATCGCACCCCACCCTCTGGGCACGCTGCGTCTGACCGGCTGCCGCATTCCCGCCGACCGCCTGCTGGGAAAGCCGGGCGAGGGATTCCGGATCGCCATGGCCACGCTGGACATCTTCCGCTCCTCGGTCGGCGCCGCCGCCCTGGGCTTGGCCCGCCGGGCGCTGGACGAAGCCGCCGCGCGGACGCTCCACCGGCGGATCTTCGGCAAAGCGCTGGCCGAGTTCCAGTTGACGCAAGGCAAGCTCGCAGACATGGCGGTTTCGATAGACGCCGCGGCGCTGATGATTTATCGTGCCGCGTGGACCAAGGATGTCGTGGGCGGGCGGGTCACGCGGGAAGCCTCGATGGCCAAGCTGTTCGCCACCGAATCAGCCCAGCAAGTGATCGACGCGGCGGTACAGATTTTCGGCGGCCTGGGCGTAGTACGGGGAATGACGGTGGAACGGCTGTACCGCGAGATCCGGGCGCTGCGCATCTATGAAGGCACCAGCGAGGTGCTGAAGTTGATCATCGCCTCCAAGGTGCTGGAGACGGCGGAAGGCGGCGCCGGGGGTTCCGGCGGTGCATGA
- a CDS encoding SDR family oxidoreductase has product MPANSKAPLAGQHAVITGGGRGIGAAIAEALARLGACVSLIGRNAAVLEATKKRIVTEHGVPVATAPADVTDEAAVHNALASLRSALGSPTILVNNAGIAVSAPFLKSDAAFWRKVLDVDLMGAVYCTQAVLPAMLEANWGRIINIASIAGLAGSAYVTTYCAAKHGMIGLTRALALEMARTGVTVNAVCPGYTDTDMTANSIATITQKTGRSREEVMATLLARNPQGRLIQPAEVADTVAWLCGKGAASVTGQSIVLAGGELMP; this is encoded by the coding sequence ATGCCAGCAAACAGCAAAGCTCCACTCGCCGGCCAGCACGCCGTAATCACCGGCGGAGGACGGGGCATTGGCGCGGCCATCGCCGAGGCGCTGGCTCGCTTGGGCGCCTGCGTCTCCCTCATTGGCCGGAACGCCGCAGTCCTGGAGGCCACGAAGAAGCGCATCGTCACGGAACACGGCGTCCCGGTGGCCACGGCACCCGCTGACGTGACGGACGAAGCGGCGGTGCACAATGCCCTGGCCAGTTTGCGCAGCGCGCTCGGTTCCCCGACGATTCTGGTCAACAACGCGGGCATTGCCGTATCGGCGCCGTTCCTCAAGTCGGACGCGGCGTTCTGGCGCAAGGTGCTCGATGTTGACCTGATGGGCGCGGTCTATTGCACCCAGGCGGTTCTGCCGGCCATGCTGGAAGCCAACTGGGGCCGGATCATCAATATCGCTTCCATCGCCGGACTGGCGGGGAGCGCTTACGTCACCACCTATTGCGCGGCCAAGCACGGCATGATTGGTCTGACCCGGGCTCTGGCGCTCGAAATGGCGCGCACGGGCGTCACGGTCAATGCCGTGTGTCCGGGATACACCGACACGGATATGACCGCCAACAGTATCGCCACGATCACCCAGAAAACCGGCCGGAGTCGCGAGGAGGTTATGGCCACGCTGCTGGCGCGCAATCCGCAAGGGCGTCTCATTCAGCCCGCGGAGGTGGCGGATACAGTGGCCTGGCTGTGCGGCAAAGGCGCCGCGTCAGTGACCGGGCAGAGCATCGTTCTTGCCGGTGGCGAGTTGATGCCATGA
- a CDS encoding TlpA family protein disulfide reductase, translating into MTKIAVGQTAPDFRLKALDGKDYLLSALLERGPVVAAFFKISCPVCQFTLPFLERIHKRYAGDGVTILGISQDNPRDTKDFCQEFGITFPVVTDEKDYPVSNAYGLTHVPTIFLVDTGGKVKVSCMGFGKKDLETIAAQLAERRKMSRTPLFKPDEVIPANKPG; encoded by the coding sequence ATGACTAAAATCGCAGTGGGGCAAACTGCACCCGATTTCCGGCTCAAAGCTCTCGATGGAAAGGACTATTTGCTCAGTGCCCTGCTGGAACGCGGACCCGTGGTGGCGGCGTTCTTCAAAATCTCCTGCCCCGTCTGCCAGTTCACCTTGCCTTTTCTGGAACGGATTCATAAGCGTTACGCCGGTGACGGCGTGACGATTCTCGGGATTTCCCAGGATAATCCCCGCGATACGAAGGACTTCTGCCAGGAGTTCGGCATCACCTTCCCCGTAGTGACGGACGAAAAGGATTATCCGGTTTCAAATGCCTACGGCCTGACGCATGTGCCGACCATCTTCTTGGTGGACACCGGGGGCAAAGTGAAGGTCAGTTGCATGGGTTTCGGCAAGAAGGACCTGGAAACCATCGCAGCCCAGCTCGCCGAGCGCCGCAAGATGTCGCGCACGCCGCTCTTCAAGCCCGACGAGGTTATTCCCGCAAACAAGCCCGGTTGA
- a CDS encoding VWA domain-containing protein, producing the protein MKLIRYGKYTGEPADAVDLEELVRRLGDFFLQSGFDSQFYGISEMDPERSMEALREAILRALQGGELLPDNAMSEELRRLLQDPAAASDASIQDLLDKLVERLAQEGYVNPQPPPQVTPPPQQTPGGQLGQPQPRNIEARFDITDKTIDFLGFKTLQDLLGSLGRSSFGRHDTRDLATGVESGGVSRPYEFGDTLNLDVSQTLCNAVRREGLRVPLNLEYSDLTVHQCEYQSSCATVLLLDCSHSMILYGEDRFTPAKRVAMALSHLIRTQFPGDTLSLVLFHDSAEEVPLGGLARIQVGPYYTNTREGLRLAQRILLRQKKDMRQIVMITDGKPSALTMEDGRIYKNAFGLDPFVVSQTLEEVNKCKRAGILINTFMLASDYSLVQFVQKITAMCRGKAYFTTPYTLGQYLLMDYMSRKTRQIH; encoded by the coding sequence ATGAAACTCATCCGTTACGGAAAATACACCGGCGAGCCCGCCGACGCGGTGGACCTCGAAGAGCTGGTGCGTCGCCTCGGCGATTTCTTCCTGCAGAGCGGCTTCGATTCGCAGTTCTACGGCATCTCGGAGATGGACCCGGAGCGCTCGATGGAGGCGCTGCGCGAGGCCATTCTCCGCGCGTTGCAGGGAGGCGAGTTGCTCCCGGATAACGCCATGTCCGAGGAGCTGCGCCGCCTGCTCCAGGATCCCGCGGCGGCCAGCGACGCTTCCATCCAGGATCTCCTCGACAAGCTCGTCGAGCGCCTCGCACAGGAAGGCTACGTCAATCCGCAGCCGCCGCCGCAGGTCACTCCCCCGCCGCAGCAGACCCCCGGCGGGCAGCTCGGCCAGCCGCAGCCGCGCAACATCGAAGCGCGCTTCGACATCACCGACAAAACCATCGACTTCCTGGGCTTCAAGACCCTGCAGGACCTGCTCGGCTCGCTGGGGCGCAGCAGTTTCGGCCGCCACGACACCCGCGACCTGGCCACCGGCGTCGAATCCGGCGGCGTCTCCCGCCCCTACGAATTCGGCGACACGCTGAACCTCGACGTGAGCCAGACGCTCTGCAACGCCGTGCGCCGCGAGGGCCTCCGCGTCCCGCTGAATCTCGAGTATTCCGACCTCACCGTGCACCAGTGCGAATATCAGAGTTCCTGCGCCACCGTGCTGCTCCTCGATTGCAGCCACAGCATGATCCTCTACGGCGAGGACCGCTTCACCCCCGCCAAGCGCGTGGCCATGGCCCTTTCGCACCTGATCCGCACGCAATTCCCCGGGGACACCCTCAGCCTGGTGCTCTTCCACGACAGCGCCGAAGAGGTCCCGCTCGGCGGGCTGGCGCGCATCCAGGTGGGCCCCTACTACACCAACACCCGCGAGGGCCTGCGCCTCGCCCAGCGCATCCTGCTGCGCCAGAAAAAGGACATGCGCCAGATCGTCATGATCACCGACGGCAAGCCCTCCGCGCTGACCATGGAGGACGGGCGCATCTACAAGAACGCCTTCGGCCTCGACCCCTTCGTCGTCTCCCAAACGCTCGAGGAAGTGAACAAGTGCAAGCGCGCGGGCATCCTCATCAACACCTTCATGCTCGCCAGCGATTACAGCCTGGTGCAATTCGTCCAGAAGATCACCGCGATGTGCCGCGGCAAGGCCTACTTCACTACGCCCTATACGCTCGGCCAGTATCTGCTGATGGACTACATGAGCCGGAAGACACGGCAGATTCACTGA
- a CDS encoding magnesium chelatase: MTASASLHPSAGRGRPATLGELRRLPGFQPGAPARSVKEEMRANLLRMLEANEPLFPGIHGYEETVIPQIINALLSRHNFILLGLRGQAKSRILRGLLQFLDDAIPVVAGCEINDHPLRPICRACRERIAAEGDATPIAWLSRDLRYVEKLATPDVTIADILGDLDPIKAARGGRDLSDELTIHYGLLPRANRGIFAINELPDLAGKIQVGLFNIMQEGDIQIKGYPLRLPLDVLLVFTANPEDYTARGKIVTPLKDRIGAEIRTHYPSSVEEGMLITGQEAWLERDSGRQIEVPAYLREVVEEIAFQAREDKRVDRRSGVSQRLPITALESTVSSAEQRAARTGEKRGVARVADIYAALPAITGKLELEYEGELKGAETVARELVRAAIGRVYSKHMGGADVQSVVQWFEMGGELKLPELSTAAERQQQLSRIQGLYEHIARFGVSDRKDAAAAAAAAEMILEGLWAHRRIGRSEERGFYGEKPRPAETREAPSRPRRQFN, from the coding sequence ATGACCGCAAGCGCTTCACTGCATCCCTCCGCGGGGCGCGGCCGGCCCGCGACGCTCGGCGAGCTGCGCCGCCTGCCGGGTTTCCAGCCCGGCGCGCCGGCGCGCTCCGTCAAGGAAGAGATGCGCGCGAATCTTCTGCGCATGCTGGAGGCCAACGAGCCGCTCTTTCCCGGAATTCACGGCTACGAAGAGACGGTCATCCCGCAGATCATCAATGCCCTGCTCTCCCGGCACAATTTCATCCTGCTGGGTCTGCGCGGACAGGCCAAGAGCCGCATCCTGCGCGGCCTGCTGCAGTTCCTTGACGACGCCATTCCCGTCGTCGCCGGCTGCGAGATCAACGATCACCCGCTGCGCCCCATCTGCCGCGCCTGCCGCGAACGCATCGCCGCCGAGGGAGACGCCACGCCCATCGCCTGGCTTTCGCGCGACCTGCGCTACGTCGAAAAACTGGCCACCCCCGACGTCACCATCGCCGACATCCTCGGCGACCTCGACCCCATCAAGGCCGCGCGCGGCGGCCGCGACCTCTCCGACGAGCTCACCATTCACTACGGCCTGCTGCCCCGCGCCAACCGCGGCATCTTCGCCATCAACGAGCTGCCCGATCTCGCCGGCAAGATCCAGGTCGGCCTGTTCAACATCATGCAGGAAGGCGACATCCAGATTAAGGGCTACCCGCTGCGCCTGCCGCTCGACGTGCTCCTCGTGTTCACCGCCAATCCCGAGGACTACACCGCGCGCGGGAAGATCGTCACCCCGCTGAAGGACCGCATCGGCGCGGAGATCCGCACGCACTACCCCTCGTCGGTCGAGGAAGGCATGCTCATCACCGGCCAGGAGGCCTGGCTGGAGCGCGATTCCGGCCGCCAGATCGAAGTGCCCGCCTACCTGCGCGAGGTCGTGGAAGAGATCGCCTTCCAGGCGCGCGAGGACAAGCGCGTGGATCGCCGCTCCGGCGTCAGCCAGCGTCTGCCCATCACCGCGCTGGAAAGCACGGTCAGCAGCGCCGAGCAGCGCGCCGCGCGCACCGGCGAGAAGCGCGGCGTCGCCCGCGTGGCCGACATCTATGCCGCGCTCCCGGCCATCACCGGAAAGCTCGAGCTGGAATACGAGGGCGAGCTGAAGGGGGCGGAGACCGTGGCCCGCGAACTGGTCCGCGCCGCCATCGGCCGCGTTTACAGCAAACATATGGGCGGCGCGGACGTGCAGTCCGTGGTGCAGTGGTTCGAGATGGGCGGCGAGCTGAAGCTGCCCGAGCTCTCCACCGCCGCCGAGCGCCAGCAGCAGCTTTCGCGCATTCAGGGGCTTTACGAGCACATCGCGCGGTTCGGCGTCTCCGACCGCAAGGACGCAGCCGCCGCGGCGGCCGCGGCGGAGATGATCCTCGAAGGCCTGTGGGCGCACCGCCGGATCGGGCGCAGCGAAGAGCGCGGCTTTTACGGCGAGAAGCCGCGTCCCGCGGAAACGCGCGAGGCGCCCAGCCGCCCGCGCCGCCAGTTCAATTGA
- a CDS encoding tetratricopeptide repeat protein, producing the protein MTNQPQRKTRRQVLEEFVAAQPADAFSRYGLALECMNAGETPAADAHFRKLLEMNPEYVPGYLMYAQLLVRDARPDEARQLLHAGVAMAAKKGDAHARSEMEGLLGELG; encoded by the coding sequence ATGACCAACCAGCCCCAGAGGAAAACACGCCGCCAGGTGCTCGAGGAATTCGTGGCCGCGCAGCCGGCCGACGCCTTTTCCCGCTACGGCCTGGCGCTGGAGTGCATGAATGCCGGGGAAACCCCCGCTGCCGACGCCCATTTCCGCAAGCTGCTGGAGATGAACCCCGAGTACGTGCCCGGCTATCTGATGTACGCGCAGCTTCTGGTCCGCGATGCCCGCCCGGACGAGGCTCGCCAGTTGCTGCACGCGGGCGTCGCCATGGCCGCGAAGAAGGGCGATGCGCACGCCCGCTCCGAGATGGAAGGCCTTCTCGGCGAATTGGGCTGA
- a CDS encoding acyl-CoA thioesterase codes for MKRPKKIAANRERGERLAGKPVSASRSEMTEMVLPSETNPLGKLLGGHVMHLVDMVGAMAAHRHSNSVAMTVSVDYLDFRNSVSVGEIVNLKSQVNRAFHTSMEVGVEVYSENFLTGERKHTTSAYVTFVAMDEHTRQPKAIPPLILKTAEERRRFREAGERRKIRLAHRYGKKKYTF; via the coding sequence ATGAAGCGGCCGAAGAAAATTGCAGCGAACCGGGAGAGGGGAGAGCGCCTTGCCGGAAAGCCGGTCAGCGCGTCGCGCTCGGAGATGACCGAGATGGTGCTGCCCAGCGAGACCAATCCGCTCGGCAAATTGCTCGGCGGGCACGTGATGCACCTCGTGGATATGGTCGGGGCGATGGCCGCGCACCGCCATTCGAACAGCGTGGCCATGACCGTCTCGGTGGACTATCTGGATTTCCGGAATTCCGTCAGCGTGGGCGAGATTGTCAATCTGAAGTCGCAGGTCAATCGGGCGTTTCACACCTCGATGGAGGTGGGCGTCGAAGTCTATTCCGAGAATTTCCTGACCGGGGAACGCAAACACACCACTTCCGCCTACGTCACATTTGTGGCCATGGATGAACACACCAGGCAGCCCAAGGCTATTCCGCCGCTGATCCTGAAGACGGCGGAGGAGCGGCGGCGCTTTCGCGAGGCCGGGGAGCGGCGAAAGATCCGCCTCGCGCACCGCTACGGCAAGAAGAAGTACACGTTCTGA